A single region of the Pseudomonas sp. GGS8 genome encodes:
- the hemN gene encoding oxygen-independent coproporphyrinogen III oxidase, whose product MTRSFDFNRALVEKYDLPGPRYTSYPTAPQFHQAFAVDDYQRAASDSNQAITPKSLSVYIHIPFCKSLCYYCACNKIITRKAHRAVEYLAYLKREIVMQAALFDRSRKLTQLHLGGGTPTYLTGEQLADLMDCLRQAFDMDDSDDHEFSIEVDPRTINTQQIQLLRQLGFNRLSFGVQDFDPDVQAAVNRRQSEEQIHALVAAARQAQFKSISVDLIYGLPLQTVESFDVTLGKIIALCPDRIAAYSYAHLPELVRAQRLIRPADMPPPERKLELLELTIRRLTEAGYVYIGMDHFALPDDELALARANGTLQRNFQGYSTHADCDLIGLGVSSIGKVGDSYSQSVKELSQYYARLDQGLLPVHRGYRLSADDQLRREVISDLMCHGRIDFGKFEARHDICFTDYFAEALMQLDEHVRDGLLQIHKDALVLLPHGHLMMRSAAMAFDAYLGVDQKGRFSRTV is encoded by the coding sequence ATGACACGTTCATTTGATTTCAATCGCGCCCTGGTCGAAAAGTATGACCTCCCGGGGCCGCGCTATACCTCTTACCCGACCGCGCCGCAGTTTCATCAGGCGTTCGCCGTCGATGACTATCAGCGTGCGGCCTCGGACAGCAACCAGGCGATAACGCCAAAATCGCTGTCGGTGTACATCCACATCCCGTTCTGCAAGAGCCTTTGTTACTACTGCGCCTGCAACAAAATCATTACTCGGAAAGCCCACCGCGCCGTCGAGTACCTGGCGTACCTCAAGCGCGAAATCGTGATGCAAGCCGCCTTGTTCGACCGCAGCCGAAAACTCACACAATTGCATCTGGGAGGTGGCACACCGACCTATTTGACCGGCGAGCAACTGGCTGACCTTATGGACTGCCTGCGCCAGGCATTCGACATGGATGACAGCGATGACCATGAGTTTTCCATCGAGGTTGACCCGCGCACCATCAATACGCAACAGATCCAGTTGTTGCGTCAGTTGGGCTTCAATCGTTTGAGCTTTGGCGTACAGGACTTCGATCCCGACGTGCAGGCTGCGGTCAATCGGCGGCAAAGTGAAGAGCAAATCCATGCGCTGGTCGCTGCGGCACGCCAGGCGCAATTCAAATCGATCAGTGTCGATCTGATTTACGGCCTGCCATTGCAAACCGTGGAGAGTTTCGATGTCACCCTCGGCAAGATCATCGCGCTGTGTCCGGACCGGATTGCGGCCTACAGCTACGCCCATTTGCCGGAGCTGGTGCGCGCGCAACGACTGATTCGTCCGGCCGATATGCCGCCACCTGAGCGCAAGCTAGAGTTGCTTGAACTGACAATCCGCCGTCTGACCGAGGCCGGTTATGTCTATATCGGCATGGACCATTTCGCCTTGCCGGACGATGAACTGGCCTTGGCCCGGGCCAATGGCACGTTGCAGCGCAATTTCCAGGGATATTCCACCCACGCTGACTGTGATTTGATCGGTCTCGGAGTGTCTTCGATCGGCAAGGTCGGCGATAGCTACAGCCAGAGCGTCAAGGAGCTTTCGCAGTACTACGCGCGGCTGGATCAAGGCTTGTTACCGGTCCATCGAGGTTACCGCTTGAGCGCCGACGATCAGCTGCGCCGTGAGGTGATCAGCGATCTGATGTGCCACGGCCGGATCGACTTCGGCAAGTTTGAAGCGCGTCATGACATCTGCTTTACCGATTACTTTGCCGAGGCGCTGATGCAACTGGACGAGCATGTTCGCGATGGCTTGCTGCAGATTCACAAAGACGCGTTGGTGTTGTTGCCTCACGGGCATTTGATGATGCGCAGCGCGGCGATGGCGTTCGATGCTTATTTGGGTGTTGATCAAAAAGGCCGGTTTTCACGCACCGTTTGA
- a CDS encoding CopD family copper resistance protein, protein MLYPLFLTLHLFSALIFIGTVFFEVLFLESIRKQLPAKVMLLVEQGIGRRARTLIPWVLLMLFGAGLGMVWLRYLPALAAPMTSSFGTLLMLKIVVAVSVLLHFLAAMYLFKSGRMSARYLHFIHGSLFCHMVIIVLLAKWMFYLTW, encoded by the coding sequence ATGCTCTATCCGCTGTTTCTGACGTTGCATCTGTTTTCCGCGCTGATTTTTATCGGCACGGTGTTCTTCGAAGTCCTGTTCCTTGAAAGTATCCGCAAACAGCTGCCTGCCAAGGTCATGTTGCTGGTCGAGCAGGGGATCGGTCGACGTGCCCGCACCTTGATTCCATGGGTTCTGCTGATGTTGTTCGGCGCCGGGCTGGGGATGGTCTGGCTGCGTTATTTGCCGGCCCTTGCAGCGCCGATGACCTCATCGTTTGGCACATTGCTGATGTTGAAAATCGTGGTGGCCGTCAGCGTACTGCTGCATTTCCTGGCCGCCATGTATTTGTTCAAAAGTGGCCGGATGAGTGCTCGATATCTGCATTTCATCCATGGCAGCCTGTTCTGCCACATGGTCATCATCGTACTGTTGGCCAAGTGGATGTTTTACCTGACGTGGTAA
- the moaE gene encoding molybdopterin synthase catalytic subunit MoaE, with translation MIRVQTERFDPGTEINALQALSLNVGAVVSFVGYVRDTNVGQEVAGMFLEHYPGMTEKVLGKIADEARQRWPLLGLVLIHRIGALQPGEPIVFVGISSSHRQAAFDACAFVMDYLKTRAPFWKKEQVAESSHWVEARNSDREAAQRWE, from the coding sequence ATGATTCGAGTGCAGACAGAGCGCTTCGACCCCGGCACCGAAATCAATGCCCTGCAGGCTTTGAGCCTGAATGTCGGTGCCGTGGTGAGTTTTGTCGGGTATGTACGTGACACCAACGTCGGACAAGAAGTCGCCGGGATGTTTCTTGAGCATTACCCCGGTATGACCGAAAAGGTCCTGGGCAAGATCGCCGACGAAGCCCGACAGCGCTGGCCGTTGCTCGGACTGGTACTGATCCATCGAATCGGCGCGCTGCAACCGGGAGAACCCATTGTCTTTGTCGGCATCAGCAGCAGTCATCGTCAAGCGGCTTTTGATGCCTGTGCGTTTGTAATGGATTACCTGAAAACCCGCGCGCCATTCTGGAAGAAAGAACAGGTGGCCGAGAGTTCCCATTGGGTCGAGGCTCGCAACAGTGATCGCGAGGCGGCGCAACGATGGGAGTGA
- a CDS encoding EAL domain-containing protein, producing MESLTLDVISRLGRRLLPQSLRAQFTLAFLTLALLILAGGATAVYALRTSNNATRQLTDERLVRMQNGQDMVQRTLLIEHQTDQLLTTRSPDTLRSSYAATVEQLEALDQLVQELTAANSGEAILDMHQSSQMFRNTANIVAQLRESLLQTEVTFEQALEDHAARLTATKTRASLELAVLLFDLPQANDSDAVQRLRIRYERLSRAAGKLPDADVETPDLFSQRLRLINQHNVIQRFNEELKNEAGVLVAVARAQSSAYTEDYREAVQRLVEASNRSQQWVLIMLGASLVFAWFVTRVFMGRHVLVRLNEISRQLRQERTDKTHLMMEEHGKDEIGNMARAVNQFLKDRLQLEKKTVQLSIATERLALQNNRLEQEAIIRAGQGHVLELIARSTELAEVLDSLAHLVESQLEGMMVSILVLDEDGQHLLHGAAPSLPKAYNQLIDGIAIGPSVGSCGTAVYRREPVIVTDIELDSLWEEYRSAAAPYGFRACWSTPILSHERKVLGTFALYSNTVRSPSSTETRLIDMATPLAGIAIERQLTEKRIRYMGDHDALTGLPNRTLLEDRLKQAMLYAQRYSRLVTVVFLDLDKFKLVNDSLGHSAGDELLKTVAQRMQECVRRTDTVVRLGGDEFVIILFDQPSDLDGVTPALHKIQEAILQPIQLSGHTLHVTCSMGVATYPADGSDTDTLLSNADAAMYRAKELGRNSYQFYTSEMNNKVQGKLAMQDGLRNALNHDEFLLLYQPQVDLQSGQIIGVEALIRWQHPELGMVSPIKFIPQAEETGLIVPIGDWVIHTACRQNKNWQDAGWPPITISVNISARQFIERDLVDRVRHALQETGLDPMYLELELTESLIMQDLQQAISKMKELQSMGISLSIDDFGTGYSSLAALKSFPIARLKIDQSFVHDLPDNENDKAIATAVISLGHQLNLKVIAEGVETEEQQIFLRENGCDEIQGHFFSRAVSAEEISLLLRTPPMPQPSRITSPDAVRRKRDVKRPRSPMPGH from the coding sequence ATGGAATCCCTGACATTGGACGTTATTTCCCGGCTCGGACGCCGGCTATTGCCGCAGTCGTTGCGCGCACAGTTCACACTGGCGTTCCTGACGCTGGCGCTGCTGATCCTGGCGGGTGGTGCCACAGCGGTCTATGCGTTGCGCACGTCAAACAACGCCACCCGCCAGCTGACGGATGAACGACTGGTGCGCATGCAAAATGGGCAAGACATGGTGCAGCGGACCTTGCTGATCGAACACCAGACCGATCAGCTTCTGACAACCCGCTCCCCCGACACCCTGCGTTCAAGCTATGCGGCGACCGTCGAACAGCTTGAAGCCCTTGATCAACTGGTGCAGGAGCTGACTGCCGCGAACAGTGGCGAGGCGATACTCGACATGCATCAGTCGAGTCAGATGTTCCGCAATACCGCCAACATCGTTGCGCAGCTGCGAGAAAGCCTGTTGCAAACCGAGGTCACCTTCGAGCAAGCCCTGGAGGATCACGCTGCCCGGTTAACCGCGACCAAGACCCGGGCGAGCCTGGAACTGGCGGTGTTACTTTTCGATCTGCCGCAGGCTAATGACAGTGATGCCGTGCAACGGCTGCGGATCCGATATGAGCGCCTGTCACGCGCCGCAGGCAAGTTACCCGATGCTGATGTGGAAACGCCCGATCTCTTCTCCCAGCGCCTGAGACTCATCAATCAGCACAACGTCATACAGCGCTTCAATGAGGAGTTGAAGAATGAAGCGGGGGTTCTGGTCGCGGTGGCCCGTGCGCAATCCAGTGCTTACACCGAAGACTATCGCGAAGCCGTGCAACGCCTGGTCGAGGCCTCAAATCGTAGCCAGCAATGGGTGCTGATCATGTTGGGCGCCAGCCTGGTGTTCGCCTGGTTTGTGACCCGGGTCTTCATGGGCCGTCATGTGCTCGTGCGCCTGAATGAAATAAGCCGGCAATTGCGTCAGGAACGCACTGACAAAACGCATTTGATGATGGAGGAGCATGGGAAGGACGAGATCGGCAACATGGCTCGTGCGGTGAATCAATTCCTCAAGGACCGTCTTCAGCTGGAAAAAAAAACGGTCCAATTGAGTATCGCCACAGAGCGGCTCGCCCTGCAAAACAACCGATTAGAGCAAGAAGCCATCATCCGTGCCGGACAAGGTCATGTCCTGGAACTGATCGCCAGAAGCACCGAGCTTGCAGAAGTCCTCGATAGCCTAGCTCACCTGGTCGAGTCCCAACTGGAGGGGATGATGGTGTCCATCCTGGTGCTGGATGAGGATGGACAGCACCTGCTGCACGGGGCTGCCCCCAGTTTGCCGAAAGCCTATAACCAGCTCATTGACGGGATTGCGATCGGTCCGAGTGTCGGTTCATGCGGCACCGCGGTGTATCGACGAGAGCCGGTCATCGTCACGGATATCGAGCTGGATTCGCTGTGGGAGGAGTACCGATCAGCCGCTGCGCCCTATGGATTTCGCGCCTGCTGGTCGACGCCGATTCTGTCCCATGAGCGAAAGGTATTGGGGACGTTTGCCCTGTATTCCAACACCGTACGCAGCCCCAGCTCGACCGAGACACGACTGATCGACATGGCGACACCTCTTGCCGGCATTGCGATAGAACGCCAACTGACCGAAAAGCGCATTCGCTATATGGGCGACCATGACGCACTGACCGGGCTGCCGAATCGCACACTGCTCGAAGACCGTCTCAAGCAGGCAATGCTTTATGCCCAGCGCTACAGCCGGCTGGTGACGGTGGTGTTTCTCGATCTGGACAAATTCAAACTGGTGAATGACAGCCTTGGGCACAGTGCTGGAGACGAACTGCTGAAAACCGTCGCCCAGCGCATGCAGGAGTGTGTACGCCGCACCGACACCGTCGTGCGACTGGGTGGCGACGAATTTGTGATCATCCTGTTCGACCAGCCCTCAGACCTCGACGGCGTCACTCCAGCCCTGCACAAGATTCAGGAAGCCATCCTGCAACCGATTCAGCTCAGCGGACATACACTCCACGTCACCTGCAGCATGGGGGTGGCCACCTATCCAGCCGACGGCAGCGATACCGACACGTTGCTCAGCAATGCGGACGCCGCCATGTACCGGGCCAAGGAGCTGGGTCGCAACAGTTACCAGTTCTATACGAGCGAGATGAATAACAAGGTTCAGGGCAAGCTCGCCATGCAAGACGGGCTACGAAACGCACTTAACCATGACGAATTCCTGCTGCTGTACCAGCCACAGGTGGATTTGCAATCAGGGCAGATTATCGGCGTAGAGGCACTGATCCGCTGGCAGCACCCCGAGCTCGGCATGGTGTCTCCGATCAAATTCATTCCCCAGGCCGAAGAGACCGGGTTGATCGTGCCCATCGGCGACTGGGTCATTCATACTGCGTGCAGACAGAACAAAAACTGGCAGGATGCGGGCTGGCCGCCGATCACCATATCGGTGAATATTTCAGCACGCCAGTTCATCGAAAGGGACCTGGTCGACCGGGTGAGGCATGCCTTGCAAGAGACCGGACTGGACCCGATGTACCTTGAGCTGGAGCTGACCGAAAGTCTGATCATGCAAGACCTTCAGCAAGCCATCAGCAAAATGAAGGAACTGCAATCAATGGGGATCAGTCTGTCGATCGACGACTTCGGCACCGGCTACTCCAGCCTCGCGGCATTGAAAAGCTTCCCCATCGCCAGACTCAAGATCGACCAGTCTTTCGTGCACGATCTGCCCGACAACGAGAACGACAAAGCCATCGCTACCGCAGTGATTTCGTTGGGGCACCAACTGAACCTCAAGGTCATAGCCGAAGGTGTCGAAACCGAAGAGCAGCAAATCTTCCTGCGTGAGAACGGCTGCGATGAAATTCAGGGCCATTTTTTCAGCAGAGCGGTCAGCGCAGAGGAAATCAGTCTGTTACTGCGTACGCCCCCAATGCCTCAACCGAGCCGCATTACCAGCCCTGATGCGGTAAGGCGAAAACGCGATGTAAAACGTCCACGCAGTCCAATGCCCGGGCATTAA
- the moaC gene encoding cyclic pyranopterin monophosphate synthase MoaC, whose translation MLTHLDSLGRVRMVDVTDKCVTSREAVAEAWVHMLAETRQLIASGAHPKGDVFAVARIAGIQAAKRASELIPLCHPLLLSSVNVELSFEGDQRVRIVSRCKLSGQTGVEMEALTAASVAALTLYDMCKAVDRGMSIESVRLLEKRGGKSGWYQAQEQ comes from the coding sequence ATGCTGACTCACCTCGACTCACTGGGACGCGTGCGAATGGTCGATGTTACGGATAAATGCGTGACGTCCCGAGAAGCAGTGGCTGAAGCATGGGTTCATATGCTTGCCGAGACCCGACAACTGATTGCCAGTGGTGCTCACCCTAAAGGTGATGTATTTGCGGTAGCACGGATCGCTGGCATTCAGGCGGCCAAACGCGCGAGCGAGTTGATTCCGCTCTGTCATCCGCTGCTTTTGAGCAGTGTTAACGTTGAGTTGAGTTTTGAAGGTGACCAACGCGTACGTATTGTTTCTCGGTGCAAGTTGTCCGGACAGACCGGCGTCGAGATGGAGGCACTGACCGCCGCCAGTGTGGCGGCCTTGACCCTGTATGACATGTGCAAGGCCGTGGACCGGGGCATGAGTATCGAATCGGTGCGGTTGTTGGAAAAACGGGGTGGTAAAAGCGGTTGGTATCAGGCGCAGGAACAATGA
- a CDS encoding coproporphyrinogen III oxidase, whose product MLNLFHSPGELNVRYDQGVLDPNCHVDTEKFHGGIGSLDLLRALRVSHQRCHPLSLNVQLPSYLKPALWSPRETSCEHSVVEHYLQRLEHEIDLVGCHLGARQRVEQFHLGGGTPAITHLRRLMNHLRGRFNFLGHECGDYSIEVDLHHTDWSTMGMLRDLEFTHVSIGVPDIGADSAMSVACYQNPAPIHSLIDAARTFGYRSINVDLGYGHTWQTPESFALKLATIIALEPDRLLVFDYARPPQRYRPKAADKIRAFCSEEEKADMRRICFEQLIGAGYHYIGLGQFVRPDDDLAIAQERGRLRRNGEGFTRHGHCDHIGFGLGAISQIDGLYAQNTDELERYQRQLDMDQLPTSRGWRCEAGNQVRHMVMERLACDLELDIQAIETRHGLIFRQYFFTAWSVLEQLSRDGLIELSDRFISILPAGRPHVDAICNLFEKDSGGAGHPSHCEWVDHDTFI is encoded by the coding sequence ATGCTCAATTTGTTTCACAGCCCCGGTGAGCTGAACGTCCGGTACGATCAAGGCGTGCTCGACCCCAACTGCCATGTCGACACTGAAAAATTTCATGGCGGCATCGGCTCTCTGGATTTGCTTCGTGCGTTGCGCGTCAGCCACCAGAGGTGCCATCCGCTATCGCTGAACGTGCAACTGCCTTCTTACCTTAAGCCGGCCTTGTGGTCCCCTCGCGAAACTTCATGCGAGCACAGTGTTGTCGAACACTATCTTCAGCGCCTGGAACATGAGATCGACCTTGTCGGTTGTCATCTGGGAGCCAGGCAGCGGGTCGAGCAGTTCCATCTTGGCGGCGGAACACCTGCCATTACCCACCTGAGACGGCTGATGAATCACCTTCGTGGCCGCTTCAACTTTCTTGGACATGAGTGCGGTGACTACAGCATAGAAGTGGACCTTCACCATACGGATTGGTCGACCATGGGCATGCTGCGTGACTTGGAGTTTACTCATGTCAGCATCGGCGTTCCGGACATCGGTGCCGACAGTGCGATGTCGGTGGCCTGCTACCAGAACCCGGCACCGATCCATTCGCTTATCGATGCCGCTCGTACCTTCGGCTATCGATCCATCAATGTCGATCTGGGTTATGGCCATACCTGGCAGACGCCAGAAAGTTTTGCACTGAAACTGGCAACCATCATCGCACTGGAGCCGGACCGGCTGCTGGTGTTTGATTATGCCCGGCCACCGCAACGCTATCGGCCAAAGGCCGCAGACAAAATCAGGGCGTTTTGCAGCGAGGAAGAAAAAGCCGACATGCGCCGGATCTGCTTCGAACAGTTGATCGGCGCTGGTTATCACTACATTGGCCTGGGTCAGTTTGTCCGGCCTGATGACGATTTGGCGATTGCTCAGGAACGCGGCCGATTGCGTCGCAATGGTGAGGGGTTTACCCGTCACGGACATTGCGACCATATCGGGTTCGGTTTGGGCGCTATCAGTCAGATCGACGGTTTGTATGCGCAAAACACCGACGAACTGGAACGGTACCAGCGGCAACTGGACATGGACCAATTGCCGACGAGTCGTGGCTGGCGCTGTGAGGCAGGGAATCAGGTCAGGCACATGGTCATGGAACGCCTGGCGTGTGATCTGGAACTGGATATTCAGGCAATCGAGACGCGTCATGGACTGATTTTTCGTCAGTACTTTTTCACCGCCTGGTCTGTGCTGGAGCAATTGAGCCGTGACGGGTTGATCGAACTGTCTGACCGTTTCATTAGTATTCTTCCGGCCGGTCGGCCGCACGTGGATGCCATCTGCAACCTGTTTGAAAAGGATTCGGGCGGTGCTGGGCATCCGTCCCATTGCGAGTGGGTTGATCATGACACGTTCATTTGA
- a CDS encoding MoaD/ThiS family protein, producing the protein MKLNVLYFSRYRETLGLDDETIEGDFTSVDQLRQHLIRRSGVWQVLAEQNLMCARNQEMCGLDEPLIDGDEVGFFPTVTGG; encoded by the coding sequence ATGAAGTTGAATGTTTTGTATTTCTCACGGTATCGCGAAACGCTGGGCCTTGACGATGAAACGATTGAAGGTGATTTCACTTCTGTCGATCAGTTGCGTCAGCACCTGATACGTCGTTCTGGCGTCTGGCAGGTGCTGGCCGAACAGAACCTCATGTGTGCCCGCAATCAGGAGATGTGCGGGCTCGATGAGCCGTTGATAGACGGTGATGAAGTGGGTTTTTTCCCCACCGTAACGGGAGGGTGA